Proteins co-encoded in one Microbacterium hydrocarbonoxydans genomic window:
- a CDS encoding DeoR/GlpR family DNA-binding transcription regulator: MYAMERQQQIERILAHEGRIAVVDLAQRFDVTTETIRRDLAVLEEAGALVRVHGGAVAKDDDSTNEPTVHERVLQHGPEKRAIAARALAALGADFRGSVFVDAGTTAAAVAEALSGHADHPSGGSRARVEAVTHSLTIAPVLAGADDISLTVVGGRIRGVTAAAVGAETVATIARLRPDVAFVGVNGISAGFGLSTPDPEEASVKAAIVRAARRVIVVADSSKHDRELLVSFASLFDIDVLVTDAAPSTDLSAALADADVEVWIA; the protein is encoded by the coding sequence ATGTACGCGATGGAGCGCCAGCAGCAGATCGAGCGGATCCTGGCCCACGAGGGCCGCATCGCGGTCGTGGATCTCGCGCAGCGGTTCGATGTCACGACCGAGACCATCCGCCGCGATCTCGCGGTTCTCGAGGAGGCGGGCGCACTCGTCCGTGTTCACGGGGGAGCCGTCGCGAAAGACGACGACAGCACCAACGAGCCGACCGTGCACGAGCGCGTCCTGCAGCACGGGCCGGAGAAGCGGGCGATCGCCGCGCGAGCTCTCGCGGCACTGGGAGCCGACTTCCGCGGATCCGTCTTCGTCGACGCGGGCACGACCGCTGCGGCCGTAGCCGAAGCGCTGTCCGGGCACGCCGACCATCCCTCGGGCGGATCCCGTGCTCGCGTCGAGGCCGTGACGCATTCGCTGACGATCGCGCCGGTGCTCGCGGGCGCGGACGACATCTCGCTCACGGTGGTAGGGGGCCGGATCCGCGGTGTCACCGCAGCAGCTGTAGGAGCCGAGACGGTCGCGACGATCGCCCGCCTGCGACCCGACGTCGCGTTCGTCGGGGTCAACGGCATCTCGGCGGGCTTCGGACTCAGTACGCCCGACCCCGAAGAAGCCTCCGTGAAGGCGGCCATCGTACGCGCCGCACGTCGGGTCATCGTGGTGGCGGACTCGAGCAAGCACGACAGAGAGCTGCTGGTCTCGTTCGCCTCGCTGTTTGACATCGACGTGCTGGTGACAGACGCCGCGCCGTCGACCGACCTCTCTGCGGCGCTCGCAGACGCAGACGTGGAGGTCTGGATCGCATGA
- a CDS encoding hexose kinase yields the protein MIVTLTVNPALDRTIAIDAALRAGQVQAASSAREEAGGKGINVSRVVGAAGADTVAVLPLSVDDPYRAALGAAGIAAVPVPVTRHARTNLAITDPDGVTTKINLAGTPLTPADSRAVVQAVVDASADAEWLVLAGSLPESTAASFYLDVIREVRARWGVNAPRIAVDASGPALREVVAHGAVDLIKPNDEELAELLGAVIDGTNAEAIVDAVRAIVPGSVGAALITLGGAGAALVTAHDAWFAAAPRIRVVSTVGAGDSSLAGYLLADLAGADAPARLTSAIRYGAAAASLPGTQVPTPADLGHHDITVRSI from the coding sequence ATGATCGTCACACTGACCGTCAACCCCGCTCTCGACCGCACGATCGCGATCGACGCAGCCCTGCGGGCAGGGCAGGTCCAGGCCGCGAGCTCGGCCCGCGAGGAGGCCGGCGGGAAGGGCATCAACGTCTCGCGGGTCGTCGGTGCGGCGGGCGCCGACACCGTCGCGGTGCTTCCGCTCTCGGTCGACGACCCCTATCGGGCCGCCCTCGGGGCTGCAGGCATCGCGGCGGTGCCGGTTCCCGTCACTCGGCATGCGCGCACCAACCTCGCGATCACTGATCCCGACGGGGTGACCACGAAGATCAATCTCGCCGGCACTCCGCTGACCCCTGCTGATTCGCGAGCCGTCGTGCAGGCGGTCGTGGATGCGAGTGCGGATGCTGAATGGCTGGTGCTCGCGGGCTCGCTCCCCGAGTCGACCGCCGCGTCGTTCTATCTCGACGTGATCCGTGAGGTGCGCGCTCGATGGGGCGTGAACGCACCGCGAATCGCTGTCGACGCATCGGGTCCTGCGCTGCGAGAGGTCGTCGCCCACGGCGCGGTCGACCTCATCAAGCCGAACGACGAAGAGCTCGCCGAACTCCTCGGCGCGGTGATCGACGGGACGAACGCGGAGGCGATCGTCGACGCCGTGCGCGCCATCGTGCCCGGCAGCGTCGGAGCCGCTCTGATCACGCTCGGCGGTGCCGGTGCAGCGCTCGTCACGGCGCACGACGCGTGGTTCGCCGCGGCGCCTCGCATCCGTGTGGTCAGCACGGTCGGGGCGGGGGACAGCTCGCTCGCCGGTTACCTGCTCGCAGACCTCGCGGGGGCCGACGCCCCGGCACGACTCACGTCCGCCATCCGCTACGGCGCTGCGGCCGCCTCTCTTCCGGGAACCCAGGTGCCGACACCGGCGGATCTCGGACACCACGACATCACCGTTCGATCGATCTGA